A single genomic interval of Nodosilinea sp. PGN35 harbors:
- a CDS encoding type II toxin-antitoxin system death-on-curing family toxin, which translates to MQKQFEAPRQADRAVWCTAGVRDAGLLDSALTQPQATFGGELLHPTLAEQAAAYLYHLSKNHPFVDGNKRTAFAVMDTFLRLNGKRLLLTNGDAYDLVMQVAQGQIEKPVLASLIAAAIESLP; encoded by the coding sequence ATGCAGAAGCAGTTTGAGGCTCCACGCCAGGCAGATCGAGCGGTTTGGTGTACCGCTGGCGTGCGAGATGCAGGACTGCTAGATTCTGCTCTGACTCAACCCCAGGCTACCTTTGGCGGCGAGCTATTGCATCCAACTTTGGCAGAACAAGCGGCAGCCTATCTGTATCATTTATCGAAAAATCATCCTTTTGTAGACGGCAACAAGCGCACCGCGTTTGCGGTGATGGACACCTTTTTGCGGCTGAATGGCAAACGTCTGCTGTTGACGAATGGTGACGCCTACGATTTAGTGATGCAGGTTGCCCAGGGGCAGATCGAAAAACCGGTTTTGGCCAGCCTGATTGCGGCTGCCATCGAGAGCCTGCCCTAG
- a CDS encoding DUF2281 domain-containing protein: protein MTTTATTLKDQILEEIDHLPVETLADILAHVQGLRTDPNMASQDEAWQAYLESEKERGEVYRRLADS from the coding sequence ATGACCACCACCGCCACCACCCTCAAAGACCAAATTCTAGAAGAGATCGACCATCTGCCTGTGGAAACGCTGGCTGACATTTTGGCTCATGTTCAGGGGTTGAGAACCGACCCGAACATGGCCTCTCAAGACGAGGCGTGGCAAGCCTATTTAGAGTCTGAGAAAGAACGTGGAGAGGTGTATCGTCGCCTTGCCGACTCCTAG
- a CDS encoding 4-hydroxy-3-methylbut-2-enyl diphosphate reductase: MDTKAFKRSLNHSDKYFRQGFGHGDAVAGQMQTEYNSGLIQEIRDRSYTLTRGDVTIKLAQSFGFCWGVERAVAIAYETRQHFPTERIWITNEIIHNPSVNQRLKDMAVEFIEVVNGEKNFSVVGQGDVVILPAFGASVQEMQLLNDKGCTIVDTTCPWVSKVWNTVEKHKKRDHTSIIHGKYNHEETVATSSFAGKYLVVLNLDQAQYVADYILNGGDRADFMAKFGNACSAGFDPDTDLDRIGVANQTTMLKGETEQIGKLFEHTMLKKFGPQALNDHFLSFNTICDATQERQDAMFELVDEALDLMVVIGGYNSSNTTHLQEIAIERSIPSYHIDSASRIGPGNRIEHKPLHGDMTTTEGWLPDGPITVGVTSGASTPDRSVEDTIEHIFAIKADMAVV; this comes from the coding sequence ATGGATACCAAGGCCTTTAAGCGATCGCTCAACCACTCCGACAAATACTTTCGCCAGGGGTTTGGCCACGGCGACGCGGTGGCTGGGCAAATGCAGACCGAGTACAACAGCGGCCTGATTCAAGAAATTCGCGATCGCAGCTACACCCTCACTCGCGGCGACGTCACCATCAAGCTGGCCCAGTCCTTTGGCTTTTGCTGGGGAGTCGAGCGGGCGGTGGCCATAGCCTACGAAACCCGCCAGCACTTCCCCACCGAGCGCATCTGGATCACCAACGAAATCATCCACAACCCCAGCGTCAACCAGCGCCTCAAAGACATGGCGGTAGAGTTCATCGAAGTGGTCAACGGCGAAAAGAACTTCTCCGTGGTAGGTCAGGGCGACGTGGTGATTCTCCCCGCCTTTGGGGCCAGCGTGCAGGAGATGCAGCTGCTCAACGACAAGGGCTGCACCATCGTTGACACCACCTGCCCCTGGGTCTCTAAAGTGTGGAACACCGTCGAAAAGCACAAAAAACGCGACCACACCTCCATCATCCACGGCAAGTACAACCACGAAGAAACTGTAGCCACCAGCTCCTTTGCGGGCAAATATCTGGTGGTGCTCAATCTAGACCAGGCCCAGTACGTGGCCGACTACATTCTCAACGGCGGCGACAGGGCCGACTTTATGGCCAAGTTTGGCAACGCTTGCTCTGCCGGGTTTGACCCCGACACCGACCTCGATCGCATCGGAGTCGCCAACCAGACAACCATGCTCAAGGGCGAAACCGAGCAGATCGGCAAGCTCTTCGAGCACACCATGCTCAAAAAGTTCGGCCCCCAGGCCCTCAACGACCACTTCCTCAGCTTCAACACCATCTGTGACGCCACCCAAGAGCGCCAGGATGCCATGTTTGAGCTAGTGGATGAAGCGCTGGATCTGATGGTGGTGATCGGCGGCTACAACTCGTCGAACACCACCCACCTACAAGAGATTGCGATCGAGCGCAGCATTCCCTCGTACCACATCGACAGCGCCAGCCGCATTGGCCCCGGCAACCGCATCGAGCACAAGCCGCTCCACGGCGACATGACCACCACCGAGGGCTGGCTGCCCGATGGCCCCATTACTGTAGGCGTCACCTCCGGCGCGTCTACGCCAGATCGCTCCGTCGAGGATACCATCGAGCACATCTTCGCCATCAAGGCCGACATGGCGGTGGTTTAG
- a CDS encoding NACHT domain-containing NTPase, whose translation MTGFEPLITAAAAGLGGLITNLVKDKGTETLKKLDWDIGKNLALRKALVDYVRRYIDRHGTLKVACVRMDYPVRLDEIYTAVQLLDRWQASQYFADEAALQDQYRERGRRGLNITDTKKKPGLEVANEQQYLMVLGGPGVGKSTFLRKVGLEALKSLNPRIFPPPPPPSLPTLSQATLGNQSVAWSGVSITSYRHRRIPVMLELRQFDRPDRSIKAAIAKELDNCGFPAAEELTKLFLGNGKLLVLLDGLDEVPSTNLNHAITEIENLVDRYSDNRYIASCRVAAYTFGGFKRFKDVAMAAFEDGQIQQFIRNWFQKERDIEINTAKRCWALLNRRGYRAAKELAQTPLLLTLLCVVYDEYQDFPKKRHDLYGEALDVLLRKWASEKRIQRNPIYRELSTKLELDMLAEIAYTSFVDDQLFFSKGRLIHQIREFLMENLNAPNHLDAETVLKEIEIQQGILVERARDAYSFSHLTFQEYLTAKFIMDNHKINQMVRDHATEQHWREVFLLVAGLSPGRSGADALLLAMERQAQTYLASPKLKSLFAWSTAATKDSSGNGKAAAKRTAAVFLALDLAPDFSFGCDYARNLVFALDRALDRALTVERALDRALDLARILAFNLDHNRSRFRSHYLARARACSRIIFWEYQNLGIFREDLVNKLLMTLSQSKRVVPSKNSSFNRSREFVDKVILCSSENLGINLEKLSFSFEENRCMDNYFYILELMIHCKEAAVWVSPQVWAGIESRMVTVPTE comes from the coding sequence ATGACCGGATTTGAACCCCTGATCACAGCCGCCGCCGCTGGCCTGGGTGGCTTGATTACCAACCTAGTCAAAGACAAAGGTACCGAAACCCTCAAAAAGCTAGATTGGGACATCGGCAAAAACCTGGCCCTGAGAAAAGCTTTAGTAGACTACGTGCGCCGCTACATCGATCGCCACGGTACCCTCAAAGTGGCCTGCGTGCGGATGGACTACCCTGTGCGGCTGGATGAAATCTATACTGCCGTGCAACTGCTCGATCGGTGGCAGGCTAGCCAATATTTTGCTGATGAAGCTGCACTTCAAGATCAGTACCGCGAACGGGGTAGACGTGGATTAAACATCACTGATACTAAGAAAAAACCTGGTTTGGAAGTGGCAAACGAGCAGCAATACCTGATGGTGCTGGGTGGGCCAGGGGTAGGCAAATCCACTTTTTTGCGAAAGGTAGGTTTGGAAGCACTTAAATCTCTTAACCCTAGAATCTTTCCTCCCCCTCCCCCTCCTTCTCTCCCAACCTTGTCTCAGGCAACCTTAGGCAATCAATCTGTTGCTTGGTCGGGCGTTTCCATTACAAGTTATCGGCATCGCCGCATTCCAGTGATGCTCGAACTACGGCAGTTTGATAGACCAGATCGCAGTATTAAAGCCGCTATAGCTAAGGAACTAGACAACTGTGGCTTCCCAGCAGCAGAGGAACTAACGAAGTTATTTCTGGGGAATGGCAAGTTGCTGGTGCTGCTGGATGGCCTGGACGAAGTGCCCAGCACCAACCTTAACCATGCCATCACCGAAATCGAAAATCTGGTAGACCGATATAGCGACAATCGCTATATCGCCTCTTGCCGAGTAGCGGCCTACACCTTTGGTGGGTTCAAACGGTTCAAAGATGTAGCCATGGCTGCCTTTGAAGATGGGCAAATTCAGCAGTTCATCCGCAACTGGTTCCAAAAAGAGCGAGATATCGAAATCAACACTGCTAAACGCTGCTGGGCACTGCTGAACAGACGCGGCTACCGGGCCGCTAAGGAACTAGCCCAAACCCCACTGCTGCTAACCTTGCTGTGTGTGGTCTACGACGAATATCAAGACTTCCCCAAAAAACGTCACGACCTCTACGGCGAAGCTCTAGACGTGCTGTTGCGGAAGTGGGCTTCTGAGAAACGCATCCAGCGTAATCCGATTTACCGGGAGCTGAGTACCAAGCTAGAGCTAGATATGCTGGCGGAGATTGCATACACCAGCTTTGTGGATGATCAGCTCTTCTTTTCCAAAGGCCGACTAATTCACCAAATTCGAGAATTTTTAATGGAGAATCTCAATGCCCCTAATCACCTAGATGCTGAAACTGTGCTGAAGGAAATTGAAATCCAGCAGGGAATCCTGGTGGAGCGGGCTAGGGATGCCTACTCCTTTTCACATCTAACTTTTCAGGAATACCTAACTGCTAAGTTTATTATGGATAATCACAAAATAAATCAAATGGTGCGCGACCACGCCACCGAGCAACACTGGCGAGAAGTTTTTTTGCTGGTGGCGGGGCTATCCCCTGGCAGGTCTGGGGCCGACGCGCTGCTGCTAGCCATGGAGCGGCAGGCCCAGACCTATCTGGCCAGCCCTAAACTCAAATCCCTTTTTGCTTGGTCTACTGCTGCTACCAAGGATTCCTCCGGGAACGGCAAAGCTGCTGCGAAACGCACAGCAGCTGTCTTTCTTGCCCTTGACCTCGCCCCCGACTTCTCCTTTGGGTGCGACTACGCTCGCAACTTAGTCTTCGCTCTCGATCGTGCCCTCGATCGTGCCCTCACCGTTGAACGCGCCCTTGATCGTGCCCTCGACCTCGCTCGTATCCTCGCTTTTAACCTTGACCACAACCGCTCCCGCTTTCGCTCTCATTATCTTGCCCGTGCCCGCGCCTGCTCCCGAATTATCTTCTGGGAATATCAAAATTTGGGGATTTTCAGGGAGGATTTGGTTAATAAGTTACTTATGACCTTAAGTCAGTCAAAAAGAGTAGTGCCAAGTAAAAATTCCTCTTTTAATAGAAGTAGAGAATTTGTAGATAAGGTCATTCTTTGCTCTTCTGAAAACCTAGGCATTAATCTCGAGAAATTAAGCTTTTCTTTTGAGGAGAATCGATGTATGGATAACTATTTTTATATTCTAGAGCTTATGATCCATTGCAAGGAGGCAGCGGTGTGGGTGTCGCCGCAGGTGTGGGCAGGCATTGAGTCGCGCATGGTCACAGTACCCACCGAGTGA
- a CDS encoding type II toxin-antitoxin system HicB family antitoxin, giving the protein MLTRYIQAAMHEATYELLEDGTFYGEIPACKGVWSNANSLEVCHEELQDSLEEWIILGLRLGHTLPVVNDIDVNLITAEVA; this is encoded by the coding sequence ATGTTGACCCGCTACATTCAGGCTGCAATGCACGAAGCCACCTATGAGCTTCTAGAAGACGGCACCTTTTACGGCGAGATACCCGCTTGCAAAGGGGTTTGGAGCAATGCCAACAGCCTTGAAGTCTGCCACGAAGAGCTACAAGATTCCCTAGAAGAGTGGATTATCTTAGGCTTGCGGCTAGGGCATACCTTGCCCGTAGTTAACGATATTGACGTTAACCTCATAACCGCTGAGGTGGCGTAG
- a CDS encoding type II toxin-antitoxin system HicA family toxin has translation MPVLGPIKRNDLVCYLKMLGFEGPYSGGKHQFMVKAELRLTLPNPHKGDISQALLLKILRQADISKDTWEQLR, from the coding sequence GTGCCCGTCCTTGGCCCCATCAAGCGCAATGACCTCGTTTGTTACCTCAAGATGCTGGGGTTTGAGGGGCCGTATTCTGGCGGCAAGCACCAGTTTATGGTCAAAGCAGAGCTACGACTGACGCTTCCTAACCCCCACAAAGGCGATATCAGTCAAGCTCTCTTGCTCAAAATTCTGCGTCAGGCAGACATCAGCAAAGACACCTGGGAGCAGTTACGCTGA
- a CDS encoding Uma2 family endonuclease gives MTLTTDDRRLTTVTLYRWTVDRYHQAVKAGIFEGQPLELLNGALIEMSPEGIPHAGLSSDAADYLRSRLGSQVKVREAKPITLPNDSEPEPDIAIVKPLGDLYKTERHPLVPDIFWVMEYANTSLEKDLELKDKIYAQAGITEYWVVNLKTRELVVFRDPAEGEYQTKFILTGGTIYSESFPTVALEVTKLVQ, from the coding sequence ATGACACTCACAACTGACGATCGACGCCTAACCACAGTTACGCTTTACCGATGGACGGTGGATCGCTACCACCAAGCGGTTAAAGCCGGTATCTTTGAGGGTCAACCCCTGGAATTATTGAATGGAGCTTTGATTGAAATGTCTCCAGAGGGAATTCCCCACGCCGGGTTGAGCAGCGATGCGGCAGATTACCTGCGCAGCAGGTTAGGTAGTCAGGTCAAGGTGCGCGAGGCAAAGCCGATTACGCTGCCCAACGACTCGGAACCAGAGCCAGATATCGCGATCGTGAAACCCCTGGGAGATCTCTACAAGACAGAGCGGCATCCCCTGGTGCCCGACATTTTTTGGGTAATGGAATATGCCAACACCAGCCTGGAAAAAGACCTTGAATTGAAGGATAAAATCTACGCCCAGGCTGGCATAACCGAATACTGGGTAGTGAATTTAAAAACCAGAGAGTTGGTTGTCTTTCGCGACCCGGCAGAAGGCGAGTACCAAACGAAATTCATCTTGACCGGGGGCACAATTTACTCCGAGAGTTTCCCAACGGTTGCCCTTGAGGTTACTAAGCTGGTTCAGTGA
- a CDS encoding zinc-binding alcohol dehydrogenase family protein yields MKAVALTQYLPISDPRSLFDTDLPQPSPTGRDLLVRIEAVSVNPVDTKVRAPKDKVEATPRVLGYDAAGVVESVGDAVTRFQPGDAVYYAGDITRPGSNAELQLVDERIVGAMPQTLSFAEAAALPLTTLTAWEALFTRLGIHRAGGSRGQSILLIGGAGGVGSIAIQLAKLAGLIVIATASRPQSQSWVRELGADHTVDYSGALIEEMAQLGHREVDFIANFSDTDAYWGVMAELIRPQGKIVGIVGNTDPLDLNLLKNKSATFAWEFMFTRSMYQTTDMADQGHSLDEVAALIDAGKLRTTLQQTLSPINAANLRQAHAQIESGRTIGKLVLAGWK; encoded by the coding sequence ATGAAAGCTGTTGCCCTTACCCAGTACCTACCCATCAGCGACCCGCGATCGCTGTTTGACACCGACCTGCCCCAGCCCAGCCCCACCGGGCGCGACCTGCTGGTACGCATCGAAGCCGTATCGGTCAACCCTGTCGATACCAAAGTGCGCGCCCCCAAAGACAAAGTCGAAGCCACCCCCAGGGTGCTGGGCTATGACGCCGCTGGCGTAGTCGAAAGCGTGGGCGACGCGGTGACGCGCTTTCAGCCCGGCGATGCCGTTTACTACGCGGGCGACATCACTCGCCCCGGCTCCAACGCCGAGTTGCAGCTGGTGGATGAGCGGATTGTGGGAGCCATGCCCCAGACCCTCTCCTTCGCCGAAGCCGCCGCCCTGCCCCTCACCACCCTCACCGCCTGGGAAGCCCTGTTTACCCGCCTGGGCATCCATCGGGCCGGGGGCAGTCGGGGGCAGTCGATTTTGCTCATCGGCGGGGCCGGGGGCGTAGGGTCGATCGCCATTCAGCTGGCCAAACTGGCCGGGTTAATCGTGATTGCCACCGCCTCGCGACCCCAGTCCCAGTCCTGGGTGCGCGAGCTGGGGGCCGACCACACCGTAGACTACAGCGGTGCGCTGATCGAAGAAATGGCCCAGCTCGGCCACCGCGAGGTCGATTTTATCGCCAACTTTAGCGACACCGACGCCTACTGGGGGGTAATGGCCGAGCTGATTCGCCCCCAGGGCAAAATTGTCGGCATCGTCGGCAACACCGACCCCCTCGACCTCAACCTGCTGAAGAACAAAAGCGCCACCTTCGCCTGGGAGTTTATGTTCACCCGCTCGATGTACCAAACCACCGACATGGCCGACCAGGGCCATTCGCTGGATGAGGTAGCCGCCCTGATCGATGCAGGCAAGCTGCGCACTACGCTGCAGCAGACGCTCTCGCCCATCAACGCCGCCAACCTGCGCCAGGCCCACGCGCAGATTGAGTCGGGGCGGACAATTGGCAAGCTGGTGTTAGCAGGGTGGAAGTAG
- a CDS encoding S-layer homology domain-containing protein → MSTVNLSAKTTAFVALGSVAIAGLALPATAQTAEFTDVGSSYWARPFIETLAAEQIIAGFPDGTFRPDQPVTRAQFAAIVRNAFNQPRSRTAPRFSDVSNSYWANAAIADAYGQGFLSGYPNGAFQPEQQIPRVQALVALANGLNYNPQGSLNQVLSVYRDAGQIPSYGEGPVAAATENRLVVNYPNVDTLQPQRTATRADVAAFIYQALVAQGRMPALQAGQSANSYIVGATATPGTGTGSTTSPRLVPSGTGLAVRYPNSNADVDIVVAPGQTVATSLQITEPIRNGQGQVLVPAGSTVVGRIVPVEIRGASITAAKFVADNLTVNGRTYTINAESSAIAATNRVNSGTLQGALITGAAQSILTSITGNSGLGSVIGAVITGDSQVTSNSAVVVIRPSDLDLTLRSDLTVDAIATN, encoded by the coding sequence ATGAGCACCGTAAATTTGTCTGCTAAAACCACTGCGTTTGTGGCGCTGGGTTCTGTGGCCATTGCTGGGCTAGCGCTGCCCGCCACCGCCCAAACCGCCGAGTTTACTGACGTGGGTTCAAGCTATTGGGCGCGTCCCTTCATCGAAACCCTGGCCGCTGAGCAAATTATTGCCGGGTTCCCCGACGGTACCTTTCGGCCCGACCAGCCGGTGACCCGCGCCCAGTTTGCCGCCATTGTGCGCAACGCCTTTAACCAGCCCCGCAGCCGTACCGCCCCCCGCTTCAGCGATGTGAGCAACAGCTACTGGGCCAATGCGGCGATCGCCGATGCCTACGGCCAGGGCTTTCTCTCGGGCTACCCCAACGGCGCGTTTCAGCCTGAGCAGCAGATTCCTCGGGTGCAGGCCCTCGTCGCCCTGGCCAACGGCCTCAACTACAATCCCCAGGGTTCCCTTAACCAGGTTTTGAGCGTGTACCGCGATGCGGGCCAAATTCCGAGCTATGGCGAAGGCCCGGTGGCGGCGGCCACCGAAAACCGGCTGGTGGTCAACTATCCCAACGTAGACACCCTGCAACCCCAGCGCACCGCCACCCGCGCTGACGTGGCGGCCTTTATCTACCAGGCGCTGGTGGCCCAGGGCCGCATGCCCGCCCTGCAGGCCGGGCAAAGCGCCAACAGCTATATTGTCGGCGCTACCGCTACCCCAGGCACGGGCACCGGCAGCACCACCTCACCCCGTCTGGTGCCCAGCGGCACGGGGCTGGCGGTGCGCTACCCCAACAGCAACGCCGATGTGGACATTGTGGTAGCGCCGGGCCAAACCGTGGCCACCAGCCTGCAAATTACTGAGCCGATTCGCAACGGTCAGGGCCAGGTGCTGGTGCCCGCGGGCAGCACCGTTGTGGGTCGCATTGTGCCGGTCGAAATTCGCGGCGCTTCGATTACGGCGGCTAAGTTTGTGGCCGACAACCTGACGGTGAACGGACGCACCTACACCATCAACGCTGAGTCGAGTGCGATCGCCGCCACCAATCGGGTCAACAGCGGCACCCTGCAAGGGGCGCTGATTACCGGTGCCGCCCAGTCGATCCTGACGTCAATTACCGGCAACAGCGGCCTGGGCAGCGTGATTGGGGCCGTGATCACAGGCGACAGCCAGGTCACCTCCAACAGCGCGGTAGTGGTGATTCGCCCCAGCGATCTCGACCTCACCCTGCGCTCTGACCTCACAGTCGATGCGATCGCCACCAACTAG
- a CDS encoding cupin domain-containing protein — translation MPSAPKPDNLFELPAPLPEAESFSALFETPHLRVERILSSGQTTPPGQWYDQSQNEWVVLLQGSATLTYEDGAAIALGPGDYLLIPAHVRHRVDFTSREPPCVWLAIHSSG, via the coding sequence ATGCCCTCCGCGCCAAAACCCGACAACCTGTTTGAGCTGCCCGCTCCGCTGCCTGAGGCAGAGTCGTTTTCAGCGCTGTTTGAGACTCCTCACCTGCGGGTCGAGCGCATTCTCTCGAGCGGGCAAACTACTCCCCCCGGCCAGTGGTACGACCAAAGCCAGAATGAGTGGGTGGTGTTATTGCAGGGCAGCGCCACCCTCACCTACGAGGATGGCGCTGCGATAGCGCTGGGGCCAGGCGACTACCTGCTAATACCGGCCCACGTGCGCCACCGGGTCGATTTCACCAGCCGCGAGCCGCCCTGCGTCTGGCTGGCGATCCACAGCTCTGGCTGA
- a CDS encoding glycine betaine ABC transporter substrate-binding protein, translating into MTLTRRWFGQACLGVATALAAAACGGGGGDDVVSVGSKDFTEQLIIGEMYALVLEENGLTVERKLNLGGTPVAQAAIESGEIDLYPEYTGTALLTVLKLPVSSDQQAVFDTVKQAYQEQFNLVWLDPSPMNNTQALAMTEERADALGIRTISDFAAQASNLTLIGPPEFEVREDGLPGLQAAYGNFSLREYKAVDAGLRYRGLVDGEADVAVAFGTDGEIDAFNLVVLEDDEALFPPYQIAPIVSQAALDANPAIAEALNQLSPLLNDGVMRQLNYEVSGNQREPADVAREFLVDAGLVAE; encoded by the coding sequence ATGACGTTAACTCGACGGTGGTTTGGCCAGGCTTGCCTGGGGGTAGCGACGGCGCTGGCGGCGGCGGCCTGCGGCGGTGGCGGCGGCGACGATGTGGTCAGCGTCGGCTCTAAAGACTTTACCGAGCAGCTGATCATCGGCGAAATGTATGCCCTGGTGCTCGAAGAAAACGGTCTGACCGTCGAGCGCAAGCTCAATCTGGGCGGCACTCCGGTGGCCCAGGCGGCGATCGAGAGCGGCGAAATTGACCTCTACCCCGAGTACACCGGCACCGCTCTGCTCACCGTGCTCAAGCTGCCGGTCAGCAGCGACCAGCAGGCCGTCTTCGACACCGTCAAACAGGCGTACCAGGAGCAGTTTAACCTGGTCTGGCTCGACCCTTCCCCCATGAACAACACCCAGGCCCTGGCCATGACCGAGGAGCGGGCCGACGCCCTGGGCATTCGCACCATCTCCGACTTTGCGGCCCAGGCCAGCAACCTAACGCTGATTGGCCCCCCCGAGTTTGAGGTGCGCGAGGATGGGCTGCCGGGGCTGCAAGCGGCCTACGGCAATTTTTCGCTGAGGGAATACAAAGCCGTCGATGCGGGTCTGCGCTACCGGGGTCTGGTAGACGGCGAAGCCGATGTGGCGGTGGCCTTTGGCACCGATGGCGAAATCGACGCCTTCAACCTGGTGGTGCTGGAAGACGACGAGGCCCTGTTTCCGCCCTACCAGATTGCGCCGATTGTCAGCCAGGCGGCGCTGGATGCCAACCCGGCCATCGCCGAGGCCCTCAATCAGCTGTCGCCCCTGCTCAACGATGGGGTGATGCGCCAGCTCAACTACGAGGTCAGCGGCAACCAGCGCGAACCGGCGGATGTGGCCCGCGAGTTTTTAGTCGATGCGGGCCTGGTTGCGGAATAA
- a CDS encoding ABC transporter ATP-binding protein: protein MGTIQFDDVSLRFAGGARPAVNRVTCQVNSGEIVVILGPSGCGKTTLLKMVNRLYEPTAGNIFLDGVNIRKIKATQLRQQIGYVIQQSGLFPHMTVAGNVAVVPRLLGWGKAQIQARIDELLELVKLPPGEFRDRYPAQLSGGQQQRVGIARALAGNPGIMLMDEPFGAIDAITRTALQDEILRLQGQLQKTVLFVSHDVEEALRLADRILIMRLGEVVQFDTPFNLLTRPADEFVHSLLGADDMVRQLGLLRVGAAMMALPPNYSNGHNPTLSHLDSLRDALSLILKTGAPALTVLEEGNPVGLLTLDHIRESAVAGPGERGR, encoded by the coding sequence ATGGGCACCATTCAGTTTGACGATGTTTCGCTGCGGTTTGCCGGGGGGGCGCGCCCGGCGGTCAACCGCGTGACCTGCCAGGTCAACTCGGGCGAAATTGTGGTGATTTTGGGGCCGTCGGGCTGCGGCAAAACCACGCTGCTGAAGATGGTGAACCGCCTCTACGAACCCACCGCAGGCAACATCTTTCTCGATGGGGTGAATATTCGCAAAATTAAAGCCACCCAGCTGCGCCAGCAGATCGGCTACGTAATTCAGCAGTCGGGGCTGTTTCCCCACATGACGGTGGCGGGCAATGTGGCGGTGGTGCCCAGGCTGCTGGGCTGGGGTAAAGCCCAGATTCAGGCCCGCATTGACGAGCTGCTGGAGCTGGTGAAGCTGCCGCCGGGGGAGTTTCGCGATCGCTACCCGGCCCAGCTTTCGGGCGGTCAGCAGCAGCGGGTGGGCATTGCCCGGGCGCTGGCGGGCAACCCCGGCATTATGCTGATGGATGAGCCCTTTGGGGCGATCGACGCCATTACCCGCACCGCCCTGCAAGACGAGATTTTGCGCCTCCAGGGCCAGCTCCAAAAAACCGTCCTGTTTGTCTCCCACGACGTAGAAGAGGCCCTGCGCCTGGCCGATCGCATCTTGATCATGCGCCTGGGGGAAGTGGTGCAGTTTGACACCCCCTTCAACCTGCTGACCCGGCCCGCCGACGAGTTTGTCCACAGCCTGCTGGGGGCCGACGATATGGTGCGCCAGCTGGGGCTGCTGCGGGTGGGGGCGGCGATGATGGCGCTGCCCCCCAACTACAGCAACGGCCACAACCCCACCCTCTCTCACCTAGACAGTCTGCGGGACGCTCTGTCGCTGATTCTAAAAACTGGGGCACCAGCCCTGACCGTGCTAGAAGAAGGCAACCCGGTGGGGTTGCTCACCCTCGACCATATTCGCGAGTCGGCGGTGGCGGGGCCAGGAGAACGCGGGCGATGA
- a CDS encoding ABC transporter permease, giving the protein MSYLLSNPGDVITLLLQHLRMTGIALGIAIALAVPLAIAVTRLRWLAVPVLGGLGVLYTIPSLALIIFLVPLFGLNATSVIVAMVLYTQVILVRNLTVGLAGINPAVLEAARGMGMGVAQRWWRVQVPLVLPVFLAGVRIAAIVAIAIATIGAKFNAGGLGKLLFDGIQTNRYDKIWAGSIAVAALALAINGLLLALEHYAQPQRRLQKEP; this is encoded by the coding sequence ATGAGCTACCTGCTGAGCAACCCCGGCGATGTGATCACCCTGCTGCTGCAACACCTGCGAATGACGGGCATTGCCCTGGGCATTGCCATCGCCCTGGCGGTTCCCCTCGCCATTGCGGTCACGCGGCTGCGGTGGCTGGCGGTGCCCGTGCTGGGCGGACTGGGGGTGCTCTATACCATCCCCAGTCTGGCGCTGATCATTTTTTTGGTGCCGCTGTTTGGCCTCAATGCCACCTCGGTGATTGTGGCCATGGTGCTCTACACCCAGGTAATTTTGGTGCGCAACCTGACGGTGGGGCTGGCGGGCATTAACCCTGCCGTGCTGGAGGCAGCGCGGGGCATGGGCATGGGTGTGGCCCAGCGCTGGTGGCGGGTGCAGGTGCCGCTGGTGCTGCCGGTGTTTTTGGCCGGGGTGAGAATTGCGGCGATCGTGGCGATCGCGATCGCCACCATTGGGGCCAAGTTCAACGCGGGCGGCCTGGGCAAGCTGCTGTTCGACGGTATTCAGACTAACCGCTACGACAAGATTTGGGCCGGGTCGATTGCCGTGGCGGCCCTGGCCCTGGCGATCAACGGGCTGCTGCTGGCGCTGGAGCACTACGCTCAACCCCAGCGGCGGTTGCAAAAAGAGCCCTAA